A window of Cloacibacillus sp. An23 contains these coding sequences:
- a CDS encoding glycosyltransferase family 39 protein, giving the protein MLRGSGFSSRGRIFCIAAALAAVLLYLAPLGSYPLMEPDEGRYAEIPREMIESGDYVTPRLNYVKYFEKPALLYWANAANFKIFGENEFAARLFPALCALGGAAVTAAFGATLYGRRAGLIAGAVTATSLLYFVVGTLNITDMPLTFFLTLAFASFYAAHVRRERRLYALFYLACALAVLAKGLVGVVLPGAVIFLYILITREWKLFVEPLYLPGIILFFAVCAPWFVMVCRENPDFFHFFFVQEHFLRYTTKMHGRYEPFWYFLPMVPAGLVPWAAFLPPLLSRRSVLRSPESAEQKRANIYLLLWCGVILLFYSMSDSKLIPYIVPCLPPLALLAGADVDRMASTGTWHGGALWWLAAEAVLLGGGLVAAALLSGEYVNSSQALAIVLRAVPAMLAMPLAVWFFGRKDGGAAVRALAVCALVFIWGLQGLYGVVAPTRTLKDAAQAVNVMYRAGDTVAAYDEILQGLSFYTGRRVMCVAERGELEFGASKPEAEGWFPTKEGFLEMWNSGEKNFILVVEKGGRFDSLFPDGRTGASSMVEAGDYLVLVKRKDVE; this is encoded by the coding sequence ATGTTGAGAGGTTCTGGTTTTTCTTCGCGCGGGAGGATTTTCTGTATCGCCGCAGCGCTTGCCGCGGTTCTGCTGTATCTCGCGCCGCTCGGCTCTTATCCGCTGATGGAGCCGGACGAGGGGCGCTACGCGGAGATTCCGCGCGAGATGATCGAGTCGGGCGATTACGTGACGCCGCGCCTCAATTACGTGAAGTATTTTGAAAAGCCCGCCCTGCTCTACTGGGCGAACGCGGCGAATTTCAAGATTTTCGGAGAGAACGAGTTCGCGGCGCGGCTCTTCCCCGCGCTATGCGCGCTCGGAGGCGCGGCCGTGACTGCGGCCTTCGGCGCGACGCTGTACGGGCGGCGCGCGGGGCTTATCGCAGGCGCCGTGACCGCCACGTCGCTGCTGTACTTCGTAGTCGGGACGCTGAACATAACGGATATGCCGCTGACCTTCTTCCTCACGCTCGCCTTCGCGTCGTTCTACGCGGCGCACGTGCGGCGCGAGCGGCGGCTGTACGCGCTGTTCTATCTCGCCTGTGCGCTCGCGGTGCTCGCGAAGGGACTCGTCGGCGTCGTGCTGCCCGGCGCTGTGATTTTTCTTTATATATTGATCACGCGCGAGTGGAAGCTCTTCGTCGAGCCGCTCTATCTCCCCGGGATAATCCTTTTCTTTGCGGTCTGCGCGCCGTGGTTCGTCATGGTCTGCCGCGAGAACCCGGACTTTTTCCATTTCTTCTTCGTCCAGGAGCATTTTCTGCGTTACACGACGAAGATGCACGGACGCTACGAGCCTTTCTGGTACTTCCTTCCGATGGTTCCCGCGGGGCTCGTTCCGTGGGCCGCTTTCCTTCCGCCGCTTCTTTCGCGGCGCAGCGTGCTGCGCTCGCCCGAGAGCGCGGAGCAGAAACGGGCAAACATATACTTGCTGCTCTGGTGCGGCGTGATCCTGCTATTTTATTCGATGTCCGACTCGAAGCTTATTCCTTATATAGTGCCGTGCCTTCCGCCGCTCGCGCTGCTTGCCGGCGCGGACGTGGACCGCATGGCCTCGACTGGGACGTGGCACGGCGGCGCGCTTTGGTGGCTCGCGGCGGAGGCCGTGCTGCTCGGCGGCGGGCTCGTCGCCGCGGCTTTGCTCTCGGGCGAATACGTGAACTCTTCGCAGGCTCTCGCTATCGTTCTGCGCGCCGTGCCCGCGATGCTCGCGATGCCGCTCGCGGTTTGGTTCTTCGGGCGTAAGGACGGCGGCGCGGCGGTCCGCGCGCTCGCGGTATGCGCGCTCGTCTTTATATGGGGGCTTCAGGGGCTGTACGGCGTCGTCGCTCCGACGCGCACGCTGAAGGACGCGGCGCAGGCCGTGAACGTGATGTACCGCGCCGGCGACACTGTAGCGGCCTACGACGAGATACTGCAGGGGCTTTCGTTCTACACCGGGCGGCGCGTCATGTGCGTCGCGGAGCGCGGCGAACTCGAGTTCGGCGCGTCGAAGCCGGAGGCCGAAGGATGGTTCCCGACGAAGGAAGGGTTCCTTGAAATGTGGAATTCGGGAGAGAAGAATTTCATCCTCGTCGTCGAGAAGGGCGGGCGTTTCGATTCGCTCTTCCCGGACGGGAGGACGGGGGCTTCGTCTATGGTCGAAGCCGGAGATTATTTGGTTTTGGTTAAGAGGAAGGACGTGGAATAG
- a CDS encoding GNAT family N-acetyltransferase — MEYVTDRFCAAREFQRRGAGGLFLSMGEEEAKRIGMNAVILIAGRGFPAESFYMKNNFRLLDSLAAFVKK, encoded by the coding sequence ATGGAGTACGTGACAGATCGGTTCTGCGCTGCGCGCGAATTTCAGCGGCGCGGCGCCGGCGGCCTGTTCCTCTCGATGGGCGAGGAAGAGGCGAAACGCATCGGCATGAATGCCGTAATCCTGATTGCCGGGCGCGGCTTCCCGGCGGAGAGCTTCTACATGAAAAACAACTTCCGCCTACTGGACAGCCTCGCTGCGTTCGTCAAAAAATGA
- a CDS encoding pseudouridine-5'-phosphate glycosidase — MDICKEKPGFLVETCLLTFGLASVGEDELAEKWSAAGLGEVRLCWVADGEIKVGTMEEYIPFRASKPCGKFSFDMLDAALSDKLSGALTASGTMAVCARFGVPCAVSAGIGGIGDVKGEELCPDLPALRGLPVTLVCTSPKDMLDIPATIGWLRNEGVRTLGCGSAACTGYVFNGEPVALDGVWNGEKCAPRTLILRPIAPELRLKDREILARAVAEGKEAERAGKYYHPTVNAALDRMSGGYSSDIQLDALIDNARFAAELTA, encoded by the coding sequence ATGGATATATGTAAGGAAAAGCCCGGCTTTCTCGTCGAAACCTGCCTGCTGACCTTCGGCCTCGCCTCGGTCGGCGAGGATGAGCTTGCGGAAAAATGGAGCGCCGCGGGCCTCGGCGAAGTTCGGCTCTGCTGGGTCGCGGACGGCGAGATAAAAGTCGGGACGATGGAAGAATACATACCGTTCCGCGCCTCGAAGCCGTGCGGCAAATTCTCCTTCGATATGCTCGACGCGGCGCTTTCGGACAAACTCTCCGGCGCGCTCACCGCTTCCGGCACGATGGCCGTATGCGCGCGCTTCGGCGTGCCCTGCGCCGTCTCCGCGGGAATAGGCGGGATAGGCGACGTCAAGGGCGAGGAGCTCTGCCCCGACCTTCCGGCGCTGCGCGGCCTGCCCGTGACGCTCGTCTGCACCTCGCCGAAAGACATGCTCGACATCCCCGCGACTATCGGCTGGCTGCGGAACGAAGGCGTCCGCACGCTCGGCTGCGGAAGCGCCGCATGCACCGGCTACGTCTTTAACGGCGAGCCGGTCGCGCTCGACGGCGTATGGAACGGCGAAAAATGCGCGCCGCGCACTCTGATACTCCGTCCGATAGCGCCGGAGCTGCGGCTCAAAGACCGCGAGATCCTCGCGCGCGCAGTCGCGGAGGGCAAAGAGGCGGAACGCGCCGGAAAATATTACCATCCGACAGTCAACGCGGCGCTTGACAGAATGTCCGGCGGCTATTCGTCTGACATACAGCTCGACGCGCTGATAGACAACGCGCGCTTCGCCGCGGAACTGACCGCGTAG
- a CDS encoding DegT/DnrJ/EryC1/StrS family aminotransferase, translating into MRDTFLPFARPSVDEDAIADIADSVRSGWLAMGPKTLKFEQTFAEYTGAPYALAVNSATAGLHCALMALGVGPGDEVITTPMTFASTANTIIFTGAKPVFADIDRNTRDITPESIENAVTKRTKAIVPVHFAGLPCDMDAIEEIAERHGLAIVEDAAHALGASYKGRKIGAPRGKRRAAVFSFHPTKNITTGEGGMICTGDEEMAEKISALRQNGMSKGAWNRYGEKGDAGYDILMPGLKYTMTDIQAAIGNSQMKRLAEFNARRAGIVRRYMTELADVRGLILPRRAPWEYVHSWHIFTPLIDVAELGFSRAEFMARMKRLNIGTALHYQALHLFPCYERLTGAKRGSLPEAEYVSERIVSLPLFPAMTDADVSDVIKAVREVCSR; encoded by the coding sequence ATGAGAGATACTTTCCTGCCGTTCGCGCGGCCCAGCGTGGACGAGGATGCGATAGCCGACATAGCCGATTCCGTTCGCAGCGGCTGGCTCGCGATGGGGCCGAAGACGCTGAAGTTCGAACAAACCTTCGCGGAATACACTGGCGCGCCCTACGCGCTCGCGGTCAACTCGGCGACGGCCGGGCTGCACTGCGCGCTTATGGCGCTCGGCGTGGGGCCGGGCGACGAAGTCATAACGACGCCGATGACCTTCGCGTCGACGGCGAACACGATAATCTTCACGGGCGCGAAGCCCGTATTCGCGGACATAGACCGCAACACTCGGGACATAACGCCGGAAAGCATAGAGAACGCCGTGACGAAGCGGACGAAGGCGATAGTCCCGGTGCATTTCGCTGGGCTGCCCTGCGACATGGACGCGATTGAGGAAATCGCGGAGCGGCACGGCCTCGCGATAGTGGAGGACGCGGCGCACGCTCTAGGCGCTTCGTACAAAGGACGCAAAATCGGCGCCCCGCGCGGAAAACGGCGCGCGGCGGTCTTCAGCTTCCACCCGACGAAAAACATCACGACGGGCGAGGGCGGCATGATATGCACCGGCGACGAAGAGATGGCGGAGAAAATTTCGGCTCTGCGCCAGAACGGCATGTCGAAGGGCGCGTGGAACCGCTACGGCGAAAAGGGAGACGCAGGCTACGACATACTCATGCCTGGACTGAAATATACGATGACCGACATACAGGCCGCGATAGGCAATTCGCAGATGAAGCGCCTCGCGGAGTTCAACGCGCGCCGCGCCGGGATCGTCCGCCGCTACATGACGGAGCTCGCGGACGTGCGCGGCCTCATACTGCCGCGCCGCGCGCCGTGGGAGTACGTCCATTCGTGGCACATCTTCACGCCGCTGATAGACGTCGCAGAGCTCGGCTTCTCGCGCGCGGAGTTCATGGCGCGCATGAAGCGGCTCAACATCGGCACGGCGCTGCACTATCAGGCGCTGCACCTGTTCCCCTGCTATGAAAGGCTGACGGGCGCGAAGCGCGGCTCGCTGCCGGAGGCCGAATACGTCTCCGAGCGCATCGTTTCGCTGCCGCTCTTCCCCGCGATGACCGACGCGGACGTGAGCGACGTGATCAAGGCCGTGCGCGAGGTCTGTTCGCGGTGA